From Caulobacter segnis, a single genomic window includes:
- the dusA gene encoding tRNA dihydrouridine(20/20a) synthase DusA — protein MTKFSIAPMMDWTDRHCRSLHRVLSSRALLYTEMVTSGAVVHGDREKLLGYDPGQHPVALQLGGSDPAELAHAARIAEDYGYDEVNLNVGCPSDRVQSGRFGACLMREPDLVAECMAAIKGAVKVPATVKCRIGVDDQDPEEALFGLVDRCAAAGIDTFVVHARKAWLQGLSPKENRDIPPLDYALVYRLKRERPNLTIAINGGVPSVDAALEHLANGVDGVMLGRAAYHEAGLLGEVDRRVFGMDVADVDSFEAVERYRPYLARELAAGVHLAAMSRHMLGLFHGLPGARAWRRILTVESVKPGAGLDVVDRALDAVRLALAAREERAAETAA, from the coding sequence ATGACGAAGTTTTCCATTGCGCCCATGATGGACTGGACCGACCGGCATTGCCGGTCGCTGCATCGCGTCCTGTCGAGCCGGGCGCTGCTCTATACCGAGATGGTGACCAGCGGCGCCGTCGTGCATGGCGATCGCGAGAAGCTGCTGGGCTACGATCCTGGCCAGCATCCGGTGGCGTTGCAGCTGGGTGGATCGGATCCGGCCGAGTTGGCGCATGCGGCGCGGATCGCCGAGGACTACGGCTATGACGAGGTCAATCTGAACGTCGGCTGCCCGTCGGACCGGGTGCAGAGCGGGCGCTTCGGCGCGTGCCTGATGCGCGAGCCGGATCTGGTGGCCGAGTGCATGGCCGCGATCAAGGGCGCGGTGAAGGTCCCGGCCACGGTGAAGTGCCGGATCGGGGTCGACGACCAGGATCCGGAAGAAGCGCTGTTCGGCCTGGTCGACCGCTGCGCGGCGGCGGGGATCGACACCTTCGTGGTCCATGCCCGCAAGGCCTGGCTGCAGGGGCTGTCGCCGAAGGAGAACCGCGACATCCCGCCGCTGGACTACGCGCTGGTCTATCGGCTCAAGCGCGAGCGGCCGAACCTGACGATCGCCATCAATGGCGGCGTGCCCAGCGTCGACGCGGCGCTGGAGCACCTGGCCAATGGCGTCGACGGCGTGATGCTGGGACGGGCCGCCTATCACGAGGCGGGTTTGCTGGGCGAGGTCGACCGGCGGGTGTTCGGGATGGATGTCGCCGACGTCGACAGTTTCGAAGCGGTCGAGCGCTACCGGCCATATCTGGCGCGAGAGTTGGCGGCGGGCGTGCACCTGGCGGCCATGAGCCGGCACATGCTGGGCCTGTTCCACGGCCTGCCGGGCGCGCGGGCGTGGCGTCGCATCCTGACGGTCGAGAGCGTCAAGCCGGGCGCGGGTCTCGATGTGGTGGACCGCGCCTTGGACGCGGTGCGCCTGGCGCTGGCGGCGCGCGAAGAGCGGGCGGCCGAAACGGCCGCCTAA
- a CDS encoding TIGR02281 family clan AA aspartic protease encodes MSSMLRFAAIAFVGALSAVGAAKAVVSLDDLRRPELRAPTAAAATLGGAEGGAAQLTKDHDGHFWAQGNVDGKAVRFLVDTGATAVSLSMADAQRLGIDTSKLNYDYNVITADGRTRAASVHLASVSVAGARVRDVDALVIEKGLENSLLGMSYLGRLSRFEATPNSLILHP; translated from the coding sequence GTGTCTTCTATGTTGAGGTTCGCGGCGATCGCTTTCGTGGGCGCCTTGTCGGCGGTGGGCGCGGCCAAGGCCGTCGTCTCGCTGGACGATCTGCGTCGCCCCGAGCTGCGCGCCCCGACCGCCGCCGCGGCCACCCTGGGCGGCGCTGAAGGTGGCGCGGCCCAGCTGACCAAGGACCATGACGGCCACTTCTGGGCTCAAGGCAATGTCGACGGCAAGGCCGTCCGCTTCCTGGTCGACACCGGCGCCACCGCCGTCTCGCTCAGCATGGCCGACGCCCAGCGCCTGGGCATCGACACCAGCAAGCTGAACTACGACTACAACGTCATCACCGCCGACGGCCGCACGCGCGCGGCCTCGGTCCACCTGGCCAGCGTCTCCGTCGCCGGCGCCCGAGTCCGCGACGTCGACGCCCTGGTCATCGAGAAGGGCCTCGAGAACTCGTTGCTGGGCATGAGCTATCTGGGCCGCCTGTCGCGGTTCGAGGCCACCCCGAACTCGCTGATCCTGCACCCGTAA
- a CDS encoding DUF1289 domain-containing protein, producing the protein MTVSAPPPRPIVTPCVKVCAVDGATGYCLGCRRTLPEIAGWARLSDEERATIMAALPDRPDPVAALMAATRG; encoded by the coding sequence ATGACTGTCTCCGCCCCACCGCCCCGTCCGATCGTCACGCCCTGCGTGAAGGTCTGCGCGGTCGATGGAGCGACGGGCTATTGCCTGGGCTGCCGCCGAACCCTGCCGGAGATCGCCGGCTGGGCCCGGCTGAGCGACGAAGAGCGCGCGACGATCATGGCCGCCCTCCCCGATCGCCCAGACCCGGTCGCCGCCCTGATGGCGGCCACCAGGGGCTGA
- a CDS encoding nicotinate-nucleotide--dimethylbenzimidazole phosphoribosyltransferase translates to MTASPFADIRQLAVSPPAPGPFPTLEQGGRLAEISAWLTAWSGKSPPAVNRPVVALYAGARQGVGPRGYARDRLEAIASGGATVSRIAGVQGAGLEAFDLAIDRPSPDFIDKPSMSEKEAAATMAFGMEALAKQPDILIPGVIVANGARTAAAVCLALFGGEASDWSDDPEPVAAGVARAKAEGMGEDPLEILRQLGGRETAAVVGAILAARVQKIPVLLDGYAACAAAAIVRAVEPAAIDHCLAAHVSPTKGHAKLLEILDKRPLLALDTVDEEGVGGASALALVKLACEVR, encoded by the coding sequence ATGACCGCTTCCCCGTTCGCCGACATTCGCCAGCTCGCCGTTTCGCCGCCCGCGCCGGGACCGTTTCCGACGCTGGAGCAGGGCGGGCGTCTGGCTGAGATCTCGGCCTGGTTGACCGCCTGGAGCGGCAAGAGCCCGCCGGCCGTCAATCGTCCGGTGGTGGCGCTTTACGCCGGCGCGCGCCAGGGCGTGGGTCCGCGCGGCTACGCCCGTGATCGCCTGGAGGCCATCGCTTCGGGCGGCGCGACCGTCTCGCGCATCGCCGGCGTGCAGGGCGCGGGCCTGGAAGCGTTCGACCTGGCCATCGACCGCCCGTCGCCCGACTTCATCGACAAGCCCTCGATGAGTGAGAAGGAAGCCGCCGCGACCATGGCCTTCGGCATGGAAGCCCTGGCCAAGCAGCCCGACATCCTGATTCCTGGCGTCATCGTCGCCAATGGCGCCCGCACCGCCGCCGCCGTGTGTCTGGCGCTGTTCGGCGGCGAAGCCTCGGACTGGTCCGACGATCCCGAGCCGGTGGCCGCCGGCGTGGCGCGCGCCAAGGCGGAGGGCATGGGCGAGGACCCGCTGGAGATCCTGCGCCAGCTGGGCGGCCGCGAGACCGCCGCCGTCGTCGGCGCCATCCTGGCCGCCCGCGTGCAGAAGATCCCGGTGCTGCTGGACGGCTACGCCGCCTGCGCCGCGGCCGCCATCGTCCGCGCGGTCGAGCCGGCCGCGATCGACCACTGCCTGGCCGCCCATGTCAGCCCGACCAAGGGCCACGCCAAGCTGCTCGAAATCCTCGACAAGCGCCCACTTCTGGCGCTCGATACGGTCGACGAGGAAGGGGTCGGCGGCGCCTCGGCTCTGGCGCTCGTCAAATTGGCCTGCGAGGTCCGGTAA
- a CDS encoding acyl-CoA dehydrogenase family protein, whose amino-acid sequence MNLDFSPEDLAFRDEVRAFIAENYPAGLREKQEEGEEMAKEDFLSWHRTLAKKGWVAPAWPEKYGGPGWTSVQRYIWSEETARADCVPILPFGINMVGPVIYTFGTPEQKERFLPPTLSGDIWWSQGYSEPGAGSDLASLKTKAERFTGDDGKEYYLVNGQKTWTTLAQHGDWIFCLVRTDPNAKIQEGISFLLIDMKSPGVTVRPIITLGGEHEVNEVWLENVKVPVENRIYDENKGWTCAKFLLAHERSGIAGVARSKRGIERIRQIASAELSDDGDALIKDPMFKRKVAELEIDLTALEYTELRTLAGEAAGKGPGPESSVLKIKGTEIQQRITELVLEAAGHYGAPYFRGFPKDGDNAHPIGPDFAHRAAPTYFNVRKTSIYGGSNEIQRNIIAKMVLGL is encoded by the coding sequence ATGAATCTCGACTTCTCGCCCGAGGACCTCGCCTTCCGCGACGAGGTCCGCGCCTTCATCGCCGAGAACTATCCGGCGGGCCTGCGGGAGAAGCAGGAGGAGGGCGAGGAGATGGCCAAGGAGGACTTCCTCTCCTGGCACCGCACCCTCGCCAAGAAAGGCTGGGTCGCTCCGGCCTGGCCGGAGAAGTACGGCGGCCCGGGCTGGACCTCGGTGCAGCGCTACATCTGGTCGGAAGAGACCGCCCGCGCCGACTGCGTGCCGATCCTGCCCTTCGGCATCAACATGGTCGGGCCGGTGATCTACACCTTCGGCACGCCCGAGCAGAAGGAGCGCTTCCTGCCGCCGACCCTGTCGGGCGACATCTGGTGGTCGCAGGGCTACAGCGAGCCGGGCGCCGGTTCGGACCTGGCCAGCCTGAAGACGAAGGCCGAGCGCTTCACTGGCGACGACGGCAAGGAATACTATCTGGTCAACGGCCAGAAGACTTGGACCACCCTGGCCCAGCACGGCGACTGGATCTTCTGCCTGGTCCGCACCGATCCGAACGCCAAGATCCAGGAGGGCATCTCGTTCCTGCTGATCGACATGAAGTCGCCGGGTGTGACGGTCCGCCCGATCATCACCCTGGGCGGCGAGCACGAGGTCAACGAGGTCTGGCTGGAAAACGTCAAGGTGCCGGTCGAGAACCGCATCTATGACGAGAACAAGGGCTGGACCTGCGCCAAGTTCCTGCTGGCCCACGAACGTAGCGGCATCGCCGGCGTGGCCCGCTCCAAGCGCGGCATCGAGCGTATCCGCCAGATCGCCTCGGCCGAGCTGTCGGACGATGGCGACGCCCTGATCAAGGACCCGATGTTCAAGCGCAAGGTCGCCGAACTGGAGATTGACCTGACGGCGCTGGAATATACCGAACTGCGCACCCTGGCGGGTGAAGCGGCGGGCAAGGGCCCCGGCCCGGAGTCGAGCGTCCTGAAGATCAAGGGCACCGAGATCCAGCAGCGGATCACCGAGCTCGTCCTGGAGGCGGCTGGCCACTACGGCGCGCCGTATTTCCGCGGCTTCCCGAAGGACGGCGACAACGCCCATCCGATCGGCCCCGACTTCGCCCACCGCGCCGCGCCGACCTACTTCAACGTCCGCAAGACGTCGATCTATGGCGGCTCCAACGAGATCCAGCGCAACATCATCGCCAAGATGGTGCTGGGGCTCTAG
- a CDS encoding CC_3452 family protein: protein MRTAAFAGLLACALTAGSFAGPAFAADSEGAWLKLKTPVSTDHFIQDGSVWRCKADVCTATKVRALPVGRACRKLAGQLGELTAFNYRGEPLEDAAIADCNTAAKPKS from the coding sequence ATGCGTACCGCTGCTTTCGCGGGCCTGCTGGCCTGCGCCCTTACGGCTGGCTCGTTCGCCGGCCCCGCCTTCGCCGCCGATAGCGAAGGCGCCTGGCTGAAACTGAAGACCCCCGTCTCGACGGACCACTTCATCCAGGACGGCTCGGTCTGGCGCTGCAAGGCCGATGTCTGCACCGCCACCAAGGTCCGGGCCCTGCCCGTGGGCCGGGCCTGCCGCAAGCTGGCCGGCCAGCTCGGCGAACTGACCGCGTTCAACTATCGCGGCGAGCCGCTGGAGGACGCCGCCATCGCCGACTGCAACACGGCCGCCAAGCCGAAGAGCTGA
- a CDS encoding LOG family protein, whose protein sequence is MPDESSRLASVCVYCGSSNDADPSYITDAFAIGESFARAGLKLVYGGGGVGLMGATARGAHSAGGAVLGIIPTFLRGREQPFDDVETVVVDNMHERKMMMFERSDAFVVLPGGIGTLEEIVELLSWRRLDLHQKPIVFHNPGGFWDPFFALIHHTIERGLTPPSLANAWRSVEMAQDVTPALLAWDEEIYQTGAPAELSQLT, encoded by the coding sequence ATGCCCGACGAGTCTAGCCGCCTGGCGTCCGTCTGTGTGTATTGCGGATCGTCGAACGACGCCGATCCCAGCTACATCACTGACGCCTTCGCGATCGGCGAGAGCTTCGCCCGCGCCGGGCTGAAGCTGGTCTACGGCGGCGGCGGCGTCGGGCTGATGGGCGCGACCGCGCGCGGCGCCCACTCGGCCGGCGGCGCGGTGCTGGGCATCATCCCCACCTTCCTGCGCGGTCGCGAGCAGCCGTTCGACGATGTCGAGACGGTCGTCGTCGACAACATGCACGAGCGAAAGATGATGATGTTCGAGCGCTCGGACGCCTTCGTCGTGCTGCCCGGCGGCATCGGCACGCTGGAAGAGATCGTGGAATTGCTATCTTGGCGCCGTTTAGATCTTCACCAGAAGCCGATTGTGTTCCATAACCCCGGCGGCTTCTGGGACCCCTTCTTCGCCCTGATTCACCACACGATCGAACGGGGCCTGACCCCGCCCAGCCTGGCCAACGCCTGGCGATCGGTCGAAATGGCGCAAGACGTCACCCCCGCCCTGCTGGCCTGGGACGAAGAAATCTACCAAACGGGCGCTCCGGCCGAGCTAAGCCAGTTGACTTAG
- a CDS encoding ABCB family ABC transporter ATP-binding protein/permease, which produces MADRLDDSGRRRPDHAPDRRPGSMRGMGGPPSAGRAAVPGAIAAPDQPVRFWRAMGDLFQLVLRSKAPGLRWRVTVALALTLLGKALGVLAPLMLGKAVNQLSAGHGSGAGGAVAAVTWAFAGLAVGWALIRFISAGAPQARDTIFTPVAQAAQNRAAVETFSHALSLSIDFHQSKRTGALSRTIDRGARSMDFLLRSLVFNLAPTGVELVMAAVVLAKAYDWRFAAVALATVAVYGYLTFAISDWRIGHRRALNEADAEAAGRAVDALLNYETVKSFGGEERAVAGYGNALDLYGEAQIKATNSLNLLNLIQSAVMSLGLGTMAVLAGAEAAAGKMGPGDVTAAVLILINLYAPLNILGFAYREIRQSLIDMESMLELRRQTADVADAPDARDLPPCADQRGGAVTFEAVSFRHGARSEGLSDVSLAVAPGTTVAIVGPSGAGKTTLVRLALRMIDPQAGRVTLDGHDLRDLKQASLRRAVALVPQDVALFNDTLAANIAFARPDATEAEVWAAAEAAELGDFIRNLPEGMATKVGERGLKLSGGERQRVGIARALLAEPRVLILDEATSALDSRTEAAIQATLRKARAGRTTLVVAHRLSTIADADEIVVLRRGKIVERGRHEALLEAGGEYAALWRRQTREREPV; this is translated from the coding sequence GTGGCGGATCGACTGGATGACTCCGGGCGGCGGCGTCCAGACCACGCTCCTGATCGGCGGCCAGGGTCGATGAGGGGGATGGGAGGGCCGCCCTCGGCTGGCCGCGCCGCCGTCCCCGGCGCGATCGCGGCGCCCGACCAGCCGGTGCGGTTCTGGCGGGCCATGGGCGACCTGTTCCAGCTGGTCCTGCGTTCCAAGGCCCCGGGCTTGCGTTGGCGGGTGACAGTGGCCCTGGCCCTGACCCTGCTGGGCAAGGCGCTAGGCGTGCTGGCGCCGTTGATGCTGGGCAAGGCGGTGAACCAGCTGTCGGCCGGGCACGGCTCAGGCGCGGGAGGCGCGGTCGCGGCCGTCACCTGGGCCTTCGCGGGCCTGGCCGTCGGCTGGGCGCTGATCCGCTTTATCTCCGCCGGCGCCCCCCAGGCGCGCGACACCATCTTCACGCCCGTGGCCCAGGCGGCCCAGAACCGGGCGGCGGTCGAGACCTTTTCCCACGCCCTGTCGCTGTCGATCGACTTCCACCAGTCCAAGCGCACCGGCGCGCTCTCGCGGACGATCGACCGGGGCGCGCGGTCGATGGATTTCCTGCTGCGCAGCTTGGTCTTCAACCTGGCCCCGACCGGCGTCGAGCTGGTCATGGCCGCCGTGGTGTTGGCCAAGGCCTATGACTGGCGGTTCGCGGCCGTCGCCCTGGCGACGGTGGCCGTCTACGGCTACCTGACCTTTGCCATCTCGGACTGGCGGATCGGGCATCGGCGCGCCCTTAACGAAGCCGACGCGGAGGCCGCCGGGCGAGCGGTCGACGCCCTGCTGAACTACGAGACCGTCAAGTCGTTCGGGGGCGAAGAGCGCGCCGTGGCGGGCTATGGCAACGCTCTGGACCTCTACGGCGAGGCCCAGATCAAGGCGACCAACTCGCTGAACCTGCTGAACCTGATCCAGTCGGCGGTGATGAGCCTGGGCCTCGGCACGATGGCCGTTCTGGCCGGCGCCGAGGCCGCGGCCGGCAAGATGGGACCGGGCGACGTCACCGCCGCCGTGTTGATCCTGATCAACCTCTACGCCCCGCTGAACATCCTGGGCTTCGCCTATCGCGAGATCCGCCAGTCGCTGATCGACATGGAATCGATGCTGGAGCTGCGCCGCCAGACCGCCGACGTCGCCGACGCGCCGGACGCCCGCGACCTGCCGCCGTGCGCCGATCAGCGCGGCGGGGCGGTGACGTTCGAGGCGGTGTCGTTCCGCCATGGCGCGCGATCGGAGGGCTTGTCGGACGTCTCCCTGGCCGTTGCGCCCGGGACGACGGTGGCCATCGTCGGACCCTCCGGCGCGGGCAAGACGACGCTGGTGCGCCTGGCCCTGCGGATGATCGATCCGCAAGCGGGCCGTGTGACCCTGGATGGCCACGACCTGCGCGACCTGAAACAGGCCTCGCTGCGCCGAGCCGTGGCCCTGGTGCCGCAGGACGTGGCCTTGTTCAACGACACCCTGGCCGCCAACATCGCCTTCGCCCGTCCGGACGCCACCGAGGCCGAGGTGTGGGCGGCCGCCGAAGCGGCCGAGCTGGGCGACTTCATCCGCAACCTGCCCGAGGGCATGGCCACCAAGGTCGGCGAGCGCGGCCTGAAGCTGTCCGGCGGCGAGCGCCAGCGGGTCGGCATCGCCCGCGCCTTGCTGGCCGAGCCGCGCGTCCTGATCCTGGACGAGGCGACCAGCGCCCTGGACAGCCGCACCGAGGCCGCGATCCAGGCCACCTTGCGCAAGGCGAGGGCAGGGCGGACGACCCTGGTGGTGGCCCACCGCCTGTCGACGATAGCCGACGCCGACGAGATCGTCGTGCTGCGCCGGGGCAAGATCGTCGAGCGCGGTCGCCACGAGGCGTTGCTGGAGGCCGGTGGCGAGTACGCGGCCCTGTGGCGTCGCCAGACGCGGGAGCGCGAGCCGGTTTAG
- a CDS encoding VOC family protein, translated as MRYLHTMVRVRDLDASLRFYCEGLGLQEAYRMENEKGRFTLVFLAAPEDLEAAKERKAPLVELTYNWDDEEYLGGRNFGHLAYRVDDIYQTCQRLMDMGVTINRPPRDGHMAFVRSPDGISVELLQDGSLPAAEPWASMPNTGAW; from the coding sequence TTGCGCTATCTGCACACCATGGTCCGCGTCCGCGATCTGGACGCCTCGCTGCGGTTCTATTGCGAAGGCCTGGGGCTCCAGGAAGCCTACCGCATGGAGAACGAGAAGGGTCGCTTCACCCTGGTCTTCCTGGCGGCCCCGGAGGACCTGGAAGCGGCCAAGGAACGCAAGGCCCCACTGGTCGAGCTGACCTACAACTGGGACGACGAGGAATATCTGGGTGGCCGCAACTTCGGTCACCTGGCCTATCGGGTCGACGATATCTACCAGACGTGCCAGCGCCTGATGGACATGGGCGTGACGATCAACCGCCCGCCGCGCGACGGCCACATGGCGTTCGTGCGTTCGCCGGACGGCATTTCGGTGGAGCTGCTTCAGGATGGCAGCCTGCCGGCGGCCGAGCCCTGGGCCTCGATGCCCAACACCGGCGCCTGGTAG
- a CDS encoding glutathione S-transferase N-terminal domain-containing protein, with amino-acid sequence MSDLSAFPITQRWPAQHPERIQLYSLPTPNGVKVSIMLEETGLAYEPHTIDIGEDETWGPEFLSLNPNGKIPAIIDPDGPGGKPLGLFESGAILIYLAEKTGQFIPADPAGRYETLQWVFFQMAAIGPMFGQVGFFHKFAGREYEDKRPLQRYVTESKRLLGVLEGRLADRQWIMGDDYTIADIASLGWVRNLVGFYGAGDLVDWASLKHVPRWLEAGLARPAVQRGLEIPKRP; translated from the coding sequence ATGTCGGATCTGTCCGCCTTCCCGATCACCCAGCGCTGGCCCGCCCAGCATCCCGAGCGGATCCAGCTCTATTCGCTGCCGACGCCCAATGGGGTGAAGGTGTCGATCATGCTGGAGGAGACGGGGCTGGCCTATGAGCCGCACACGATCGACATCGGCGAGGACGAGACCTGGGGACCGGAATTTCTATCCCTGAACCCGAACGGCAAGATCCCGGCGATCATCGATCCCGACGGACCGGGCGGCAAGCCGCTGGGCCTGTTCGAGTCGGGCGCGATCCTGATCTATCTCGCCGAAAAGACGGGCCAGTTCATTCCAGCCGATCCCGCCGGGCGCTACGAGACCCTGCAATGGGTCTTCTTCCAGATGGCCGCCATCGGCCCGATGTTCGGCCAGGTCGGCTTCTTCCATAAGTTCGCGGGTCGCGAATACGAGGACAAGCGGCCGCTGCAGCGCTACGTGACCGAGTCCAAGCGCCTGCTGGGCGTGCTGGAAGGCCGTCTGGCGGATCGCCAATGGATCATGGGCGACGACTACACGATCGCCGATATCGCCAGCCTGGGCTGGGTGCGCAACCTGGTCGGCTTCTACGGCGCGGGCGATCTGGTGGACTGGGCTTCGCTCAAGCATGTGCCGCGTTGGCTGGAGGCGGGCCTGGCGCGGCCGGCCGTCCAGCGCGGTCTGGAGATTCCCAAGCGCCCCTGA
- a CDS encoding amylo-alpha-1,6-glucosidase gives MENLAPALDAPVDYGVTAEVRAPQNLYALKDKDTFIVADQFGDIAGQGDGLFHNDTRILSFYRLSLGGRAPSLLSAAVAHDNVFFTCNSTNQALPYPGERMGPPGVLHIERKRFLWEERLYERIRCVNYSRDTVLLPMAIEFDADFHDMFEVRGTQRAKRGIKGPPHIDGRRVAYSYIGLDGVERASFISFSHAPFRLGAHKAEFMFSLQAEGETELYIEIGVTNGHVPSRERFRDAAARARWDMRSRRRHGARLHSSGRLFNEWLGKSRSDLALLTTRMETGPYPYAGIPWFSTAFGRDAIITAWQILWFEPSLAKGVLRYLAAHQAQERSAFRDSAPGKIMHETRKGEMPAMGEVPFGRYYGGVDTTPLFVALAGAYQARTGDDKLIDELWPALQRAMHWIENDGDSDGDGLIDYARGQDSGLSNQGWKDSEDSVFHADGRYPSGPIALVEVQGYAFAAYRGMARLAERRGEIGQAAIWRQKAERLREKVEALFWMEERGFYGIAVDGQGQLCRVLSSNPGHLLFCGLPSPERARKVSDQLLSANFNSGWGVRTLATGEARFNPISYHNGSVWPHDTALCVMGLSQYGERDGVVKLTADLFETASRMAMRLPELFCGFPRSPGEPPVAYPVACLPQAWAAGSVFMMLQACLGITIDANRGEISLVDPRLPIGIDRLRVEHLRVGTAAVDLIFERQGERVAVRAEGDVPLNIRSKPSWD, from the coding sequence ATGGAGAATCTCGCGCCGGCGCTGGACGCACCGGTCGACTACGGCGTGACGGCGGAAGTCCGCGCGCCGCAGAATCTCTATGCCCTCAAGGACAAGGACACCTTCATCGTCGCCGACCAGTTCGGCGACATCGCGGGTCAGGGCGACGGCCTCTTCCACAACGACACCCGCATCCTGTCGTTCTACCGCCTGAGCCTGGGCGGCCGAGCGCCATCGCTGCTGTCGGCGGCTGTCGCCCACGACAACGTCTTCTTCACGTGCAACAGCACCAACCAGGCCTTGCCCTATCCCGGCGAGCGGATGGGGCCGCCGGGCGTGCTGCACATCGAGCGCAAGCGCTTCCTGTGGGAGGAGCGGCTGTACGAGCGCATCCGCTGCGTCAACTACAGCCGCGACACCGTCCTGCTGCCAATGGCGATCGAATTCGACGCCGACTTCCACGACATGTTCGAGGTGCGCGGCACCCAGCGCGCCAAGCGCGGGATCAAGGGGCCGCCGCACATCGACGGCCGCCGCGTCGCCTACAGCTACATCGGCTTGGACGGCGTCGAGCGCGCCTCGTTCATTTCGTTCTCGCACGCCCCCTTCCGCCTGGGCGCCCACAAGGCCGAGTTCATGTTCTCGCTGCAGGCCGAGGGCGAGACCGAGCTCTATATCGAGATCGGCGTCACCAATGGCCACGTGCCCAGCCGCGAGCGTTTCCGCGACGCCGCCGCCCGGGCGCGCTGGGACATGCGCTCGCGTCGCCGGCACGGCGCGCGCTTGCACAGTTCGGGCCGCCTGTTCAACGAGTGGCTGGGCAAGTCCCGCTCGGACCTGGCCCTGCTGACCACCCGCATGGAGACCGGCCCCTATCCCTATGCCGGCATCCCCTGGTTCTCGACCGCCTTCGGGCGCGACGCGATCATCACCGCCTGGCAGATCCTGTGGTTCGAGCCGTCCCTGGCCAAGGGCGTGCTGCGCTACCTGGCCGCCCATCAGGCCCAGGAGCGCTCGGCCTTCCGCGACAGCGCGCCCGGCAAGATCATGCACGAGACCCGAAAGGGCGAGATGCCGGCCATGGGCGAGGTGCCGTTCGGCCGCTACTATGGTGGGGTCGACACCACGCCCCTGTTCGTGGCCCTGGCCGGCGCCTACCAGGCCCGCACCGGCGACGACAAGCTGATCGACGAGCTATGGCCCGCGCTGCAGCGGGCCATGCACTGGATCGAGAACGACGGCGACAGCGACGGCGATGGCCTGATCGACTACGCCCGCGGCCAGGACAGCGGCCTTTCGAACCAGGGATGGAAGGACAGCGAAGATTCGGTCTTCCACGCCGACGGCCGATACCCCTCGGGACCGATCGCCCTGGTCGAGGTTCAAGGCTACGCCTTCGCGGCCTATCGCGGCATGGCGCGCCTGGCCGAGCGCCGTGGCGAGATCGGTCAGGCGGCGATCTGGCGCCAGAAGGCCGAGCGACTACGCGAGAAGGTCGAGGCGCTGTTCTGGATGGAGGAGCGAGGCTTCTACGGCATCGCCGTCGACGGCCAGGGCCAGTTGTGTCGGGTGCTGTCGTCCAACCCCGGCCACCTGCTGTTCTGCGGCCTGCCCTCGCCCGAACGCGCCCGCAAGGTCAGCGATCAATTGCTGTCTGCGAACTTCAATTCGGGCTGGGGCGTACGCACGCTCGCCACGGGCGAGGCGCGGTTCAATCCGATCAGCTACCACAATGGCTCAGTCTGGCCGCATGACACGGCGCTGTGCGTGATGGGCCTGTCCCAATACGGCGAGCGCGACGGCGTGGTGAAGCTGACGGCCGACCTCTTCGAGACCGCCAGCCGCATGGCCATGCGCCTGCCCGAGCTGTTCTGCGGCTTCCCTCGCTCGCCCGGCGAACCGCCGGTGGCCTACCCCGTCGCCTGCCTGCCCCAGGCCTGGGCGGCCGGATCGGTGTTCATGATGCTGCAGGCGTGCCTTGGCATCACGATCGACGCCAATCGCGGCGAGATCTCTCTGGTGGACCCACGACTGCCGATCGGCATCGATCGCCTGCGCGTCGAACACCTGCGCGTCGGGACGGCTGCCGTGGACCTGATCTTCGAGCGCCAGGGCGAACGGGTCGCCGTCCGCGCCGAAGGCGACGTGCCGCTGAACATTCGCTCCAAGCCCTCGTGGGACTAG